The Chloroflexota bacterium DNA window GGAGTCTACTTCCGCTTCCGCCGACTTCGACCGGCCGTCGACAACATCCGGTCCACCGGTGAAAACTTGTTGTGCTGCACCTGGACGTGGGACTGCGCCAGGTGCAGATACATTTGCGTCACATCCAAACTGGTGTGACCGAGCATCAGTTTCAGCGTCATCACATCGCCTCCATTCATCAGGTACCGCACAGCAAAGGTGTGTCTGAAAAGATGAGCGTGCAGGCGTGGCACGCCGGCAGCCTTTCCCAGCCGTCTCAACGCTTGCGCCAGGCCAGAATATGTCAGCGAGACAGAATCCACCGATAAGAAAAGTGATGCTATCGTCGAATTCGCTGGTTCGGGCCGATACACGTGGAAGTAACGAAGCAACGCCTTCCTGGTCGCGCCTCCAAACGGTACGATACGCTCCTTATCCCCCTTTCCGATGACCTTGACATAGCCTTCCTCAAGGTGCATGTTCTCCAACGTGACCCCACATAACTCAGAAGCTCGAATACCCGTGTCAAGAAGCAACAGGACAATGGCGCGCATTCGCGCACCCAGGAAGGTGGCAGGATTAATCGCTTCGACGACACACCGTATTTCCTTCTCTGATAGAATCTCTATCATCGTCTTCGGTAACTTCGGTGGCTTCAACCGTTCGAAGGGGCTGGTTTCTACGTAGTCCTCTTCTTGCAGCCAGTTCCCGAAGGCTTTGAGCGTTCGCACATAAGCGTGGATGCTGTGAGGTGACAGACCACCTTCCTTAACCGGTCGCATATGGTGATCTTCATAGCGCGTAGTCCTGCCTTGCAGGTGCGCAATAAGGGATCTTGCCTCGTCGAGTGTCAGGTCCTCCAACGTAGCCGCCTGGCCATTACACACAAAATCGGTAAAACGCGCCAGATGGGCTTGATACCAATCCAGGGTCTTCTTACTCCTCCCCTCGATTTGCTTAGACACAATGTAGAGATCAATCAACACCGAAAGGGGAATTTCCGCTCTTCGTTGTCCCGATTTGTCGGCCACCATGGTAGTTCCTCCCGGCCCGAATCTGGGCCTACTTGAAAAAAGAGTCAGTGTATCATGGCAGAAAACCGTCAATGTGTCGGAATTGAAAAAGCGACACACTGCACCAGAGTCAGTGTGTCGCAATCGGGCGATTATGTAACTTAGTGACCCACCAGGGACTCGAACCCCGAACCTACTGATTAAGAGTCAGCTG harbors:
- a CDS encoding tyrosine-type recombinase/integrase, with protein sequence MLIDLYIVSKQIEGRSKKTLDWYQAHLARFTDFVCNGQAATLEDLTLDEARSLIAHLQGRTTRYEDHHMRPVKEGGLSPHSIHAYVRTLKAFGNWLQEEDYVETSPFERLKPPKLPKTMIEILSEKEIRCVVEAINPATFLGARMRAIVLLLLDTGIRASELCGVTLENMHLEEGYVKVIGKGDKERIVPFGGATRKALLRYFHVYRPEPANSTIASLFLSVDSVSLTYSGLAQALRRLGKAAGVPRLHAHLFRHTFAVRYLMNGGDVMTLKLMLGHTSLDVTQMYLHLAQSHVQVQHNKFSPVDRMLSTAGRSRRKRK